In a single window of the Pocillopora verrucosa isolate sample1 chromosome 4, ASM3666991v2, whole genome shotgun sequence genome:
- the LOC131774910 gene encoding carbonic anhydrase, with protein MLGIILVVLVSFLPCFLAASHGTPWKYGNTVHSGHQTVYGPRDWVQVSHHCGERAQSPINIDTVHRNSFEKLTFLKGFSFKIANMWRSLRGRLFNNGHAPTIKIEAGFGLLSGGPWGSARYRLAQLHLHFGCKSSPGGSEHTLDGMPFSGELHLVFYNIKYANFDAAADKPDGLTVIAVFLEQNRLGVSNPELGKIANLLRNMARGDREENERNLLDLNLYSLVPQLTDLSMTPFFSYKGSLTTPPCYQSVNWIVLGQFIPASTYVMDVMRSLRNQEGHSLCNGSRPPQPLNGRVIRGYMG; from the exons ATGCTCGGTATAATCCTTGTAGTTTTGGTCTCTTTTCTTCCCTGCTTTCTTGCTGCTAGCCATG GAACACCATGGAAGTATGGAAACACAG TGCACAGTGGACACCAGACAGTTTATGGCCCGAGGGATTGGGTCCAAGTCTCACATCACTGTGGAGAGAGAGCCCAGTCTCCCATCAATATCGATACTGTCCACagaaatagttttgaaaaattaactttccTAAAAGGGTTCAGCTTCAAGATTGCAAACATGTGGAGAAGTCTGAGAGGCAGATTATTCAACAATGGTCATGCACCTACCATTAAGATTGAGGCCGGTTTCGGTCTACTCTCTGGGGGTCCCTGGGGAAGCGCCCGCTATAGGCTTGCTCAACTTCATCTCCACTTTGGTTGTAAGTCTAGCCCAGGAGGTTCAGAGCATACTCTAGACGGTATGCCATTCTCTGGTGAG CTTCATTTGGTGTTTTATAACATAAAGTACGCTAACTTTGACGCTGCCGCTGACAAGCCAGATGGTTTAACTGTCATCGCCGTCTTTCTGGAG CAAAATCGTTTGGGCGTATCAAATCCGGAACTTGGGAAGATAGCAAATTTGTTGAGGAACATGGCCAGAGGCGATCGAG AGGAAAACGAAAGGAATTTACTGGACCTAAATCTGTACTCTCTGGTGCCACAGCTGACGGATCTGTCTATGACACCATTTTTCTCGTACAAGGGATCTCTGACAACCCCTCCCTGTTATCAGTCTGTTAACTGGATTGTACTCGGTCAGTTCATCCCGGCCAGTACCTACGTG ATGGACGTCATGAGAAGTCTGCGAAATCAAGAGGGACACTCCTTGTGCAACGGTTCCAGGCCCCCTCAACCGCTAAATGGCCGTGTCATTCGCGGGTACATGGGATAA